The nucleotide sequence GAGGCGTTCTACCCGTGCTACGGGCTGGCGGAGGGGACGCTCATCGTCACGGGCGGAGCGCGCACGGCGGCGCCGGTGGTGAAGCGGCTCTCGCGAGAGGCGCTGCGGCACGGCGAGGCGCGCGCCCCGGGGGACGGCGAGGTGGAGGCCGTGCTGGTGGGGTGTGGCACGGCGCTGGGCGGGCAGGAACTGCGCGTGGTGGACCCGGAGACGTGCAGGCCCAGCGCGCCGGGCCGGGTAGGGGAGCTCTGGGTGCGCGGCCCGAGCGTGGCGGACGGCTACTGGCAGCGGCCCGAGGAGACGGAGCGCACGTTCCACGGGCGGCTGGCGGGCGCGGCGCCGGAGGAGGCGCCGTACCTGCGCACCGGGGACCTGGGCGTGGTGGACGGCGGCGAGCTGTTCGTCACCGGGCGGCTGAAGGACGTGCTGGTGCTGCGCGGGCGCAACCACTACCCGCAGGACCTGGAGCTGTCGGTGGAGCGCTGCCACCCGGGGCTGCGCCCCGGCTGTGGCGCCGCGTTCGCGGTGGAGGTGGACGGCGAGGAGCGGCTGGCGCTCGTGCAGGAGGTCTCCGCGAAGGTGGCGGGCGAGGTGGAGGCGGTGCTCGCGCGCGTGCGCGCGGTGCTTGCCGAGGAGCACGGGGTGGCCGCGCACTCGGTGGTGTTCATCACTGCGGGCTCGCTGCCCAAGACGTCCAGCGGCAAGGTGCAGCGCCGGGCCACCCGCGAGGCGTTCCTCGCGGGCGCGCTCGACGTGGTGCGGGAGTGGCGCGAGGGCGCGTCGCTGGCGCAGGGGACTGGTGGCGCGGAGGAGGACCGCCAGGGCGCGATGGCGGGGGCCGGTGCGCCAGGAGCGGGGCGGGAAGGGCGCGAGGGCCTGTCGGCGGCGGCCGTGGCTGCCGCGCCCGAGCAGGGGCGCGTGGGCGCATCGGCTGCGCACCTGCCAGGTGGGTCTGCCGCTGCGCGGCTGGATGATGCCTCGGAGGACCGCGCCTCCGACGGCGGAGGCACGGCGTCGGCGAGGAGGATGAAGGCTCCGCCGGAGCAGGGTGCCGAGGCCGGCGGTGTCACGCCGGGGGCCCCGGGAGCAGACGGTGCCGCGCAAGGAGAAGTGCTCCCCTGGCTCGTGTCCCGGGTGTCGCGGCTGCTGCGCGTGAGCGCGCAGGAGCTGGACGTGAACGCGCCGCTGACCCACTACGGCCTCGACTCGCTGCGCGCGCTGGAGGTGCTGCACGCGGTGGAGGAGGGCTGGCGTGTGTCGCTGCCTCCCGCGCTGCTCCTCCAGGGACCGAGCCTGCGTGAGGTCGCGGAGTGGGTGGAGCGCAAGCGCCGCGACGCGGCTGTCACCTCGGAGCCCCGTGTCGAGGGCGGCCTCTCTGCCGACGCGGCGACGTTCGTGTCCGACGGCCAGCGCGCGCTCTGGTTCCTCCAGCGGATGGCCCCGGGGAGCACGGCGTACCACGTGGCTCGCGCAGTGCGCTTCACGGCGCCTGTCGACGCGGGCGTCCTCGGACGCGCCATCTCCACGCTCGTCGCCCGTCACCCGGCGCTCTCCTCCGCGTTCCCCGAGGAGCAGGGCGCGCCCGCGCTCCGGACCGCCGCCTCTGCCCCCGCGCTGGAGGTGGAGGAGGCCTCCGCGCTGACGGCGGAGGCGCTGCGCGAGCGGCTCGACGCGGAGGCCCACCGTCCCTTCGACCTGGAGCGCGGGCCGCTGGTGCGCGTGCGCCTGTTCACCGGTGCCCCGGGCGGTGCCGTGATGCTGATGGTCCTGCACCACCTGGTCACCGACTTCTGGTCGCTCGAGGTCCTGGCCGAGGAGCTCGGCGCGCTCTACTCCGCGGAGAGTCGGGGCCTCCCCGCCGCGCTGCTGCCGCCACCGCCGCCGGCGCCTCCCATCCTCCAGGCACAGCAGTCCCGGTACACGGGCGCGCGCGGCGAGGCGCTCCATGCGTGGTGGCGCGAGCGGCTGGGCGGTGAGCTGCCCGTGCTGGAGCTTCCCACGTCCCGGCCGCGTCCCCGGCTCCAGTCGTTCCGTGGCGCCAGCAGCTCCTTCCGCGTGGAGCCGGAGACGGCCGCGCGCCTGAAGGCCCTGGCGAACGCGCAGGGCGCCACGCCATTCATGGTGCTGCTGGCCGGGTACCTCGCCTTCCTGCGCCGCTACTCGGGGCAGGAGGACGTCGTCGTCGGCATCCCCACGGCGGGGAGGACTCGCGCGGACCTGTCCCGGCAGGCGGGCTACTTCGTCAACCCCGTGCCCCTGCGCGTGCAACTGCCGCGAGCGCTGACCTTCACCGGGCTGCTGGCCCAGGTGCGCGGCACCGTGCTGGAGGCGCTGGAGCACCAGGAGCTTCCCTTCGCGCGGCTCGTCGAGTGGCTCCAGCCTCGGAGAGACCCGTCCCGCGCCCCCGTCTTCCAGACGATGTTCGCCCTGCAGACCGGCCGGCCCGGTCGCGAGCCGCTGGGCGCCTTCGCGCTCGGAGAGCAGGGTGCGCGCGTCAGCCTGGGCGCACTGGAGCTCGAGTCCGTTCCCCTGGGAAGCCGCTCCGCCGCCTTCGACCTCTCGCTGATGATGGCGGAGGTGGACGGAGGCTTCGCGGCCAGCCTGGAGTACTGCGCGGACCTCTTCGATGCCGACGCCATCGCGCGGATGACGCGCCACCTGCGCGCCCTGCTGGAGGCCGCCGCGGCCGCTCCGGAGCTGCCGCTGGTGGAGCTGCCCGTGCTGGACGCGGAGGAGCGGCGCGCGCTGCTGGAGCTGGGGCGCGGTGCGGCCTCCGTCGCTGCCGTGCCGGAGGAGGGAGGCCTGCTCCACCACTTCGACGCGTGGGTGGCACGAACCCCCGACGCGGTGGCGCTCGTCGCGGGCCCGCGGCGGTGGACGTATGCCGAGCTGAGCGCCTGGGTCGACCGGCTCGCGGCGAGACTGGCCCGGCAGGGCGTGGGGCCGGAGCTGCGCGTGGCGGTCCTGCTGGAGCGCGGCGGGCCGGAGGCGGCGGTGGCCTTCCTGGCGGTGCTCCGGGCCGGGGGCGTGGTGGTCCCGTTCGAGCCCGCCTCGCCCGCCGAGCGCCTGGAGTGGATGCTGGGAGACTGCGGCGCGCGGGTGCTGCTGGCGCAGGGCCGGCTCGCTCAGCGGCTGTCCCTGCCCGCGGGCGTGGAACTGCTCCGCTGGGAGGAGCACGGCGCGCCGGAGGTGCTCGCCGGAGCACCGGCCGAGACGCTTCCGTCCGTCACGCCGTCACTCGACCGGGCCGCGTACGTCATCTACACGTCCGGCAGCACGGGGCGTCCCAAGGGCGTGGTGGTCCCGACCCGGGGCCTGGAGCACCTGGCGCGCTCCACGTCGCCGCTGCGACTGGGGCCTGGCTCACGCGTGCTCCAGTTCTCCTCGCCTGCCTTCGACATGTCGGTCTGGGAGTACGTGATGGCGCTCACCTCGGGGGCGGCGCTGCACGTGGCGCCCGCTGGACAGGTGCTCGCGGGCGAGGTGCTGCACCGCCTCCTCCGTGAAGAGCGCATCACCTGCACGCTGTTGCCGCCTTCAGTCATCACCCTGCTGCCGGAGGCGCCACTGCCGGACCTGGCGGTGCTCATCACCGGCGGCGACGTGTGCCCGCGCGAGCTGGTGACCCGCTTCGGCACGGGCCGCACGTTCATCAACGGCTATGGCCCCACGGAAGTGACGGTCTGCGCCACGTGGGAGTTCAACCCTCCTGACGAGCCGGGCCTGCCCGCCATCGGCCGGTCGATGGCGCACCTCCAGTCCTACGTGCTGGACGCCTCGCTGAACCCCGTGCCCGTGGGCGTGACCGGCGAGCTGTACGTCGGCGGCCCCAGCCTGGCGCGCGGCTACCTGGGCCAGCCCGCGCTCACCGCCGAGCGCTTCGTGCCGGACCCGTATGGCGGCGAGCCGGGCGCCCGGCTGTACCGCACCGGAGACGTGGTGCGCTGGCGGCCCGACGGTCGGCTGGACTTCGTGGGCCGCGCGGATGCGCAGGTGAAGCTGCGCGGCTTCCGCATCGAGCCCGGCGAGGTGGAGGTCGCGCTGCGGGAGCTGGCCGGCATGCTCCAGGCCCACGTCTCCGTGTGGAAGCCTCCGGCGGACGGAGAGGCGCGTCTGGTGGCGTACGTCGTGCCCGGCCCCGGCGAGCCGCTGCCACCGGGCGAGGTCCGCGCGCGGCTGCGGGCCCGGCTCCCCGAGCACATGGTGCCCGTGGACATCGTCTCGCTGGAGGCGCTGCCGATGACCGTCGGCGGCAAGGTGGACCGGCGCGCGCTGCCCGCTCCGACGCGGACGGTGGCGGCCGACGGCGCGCCGCGCACGCCGCTGGAGGAGACCATCGCGAAGTCCTGGACGGAGGCGCTGGGCCTGGCCGTGGTGGACGTGCACGCGCACTTCTTCGACGACCTGGGTGGCAGCTCGCTGGGCGCGGTGAAGGCGTGCTCGCGGCTGCGCGAGGCGCTGGGCCGCGACGTCCCCATCACCCACTTCTTCGAACATCCCACCGTCCACGCGCTCGCCCGGAGGTTGTCGTCCGATGCGCGGCCGGAAGGGGAAGCAGACGTGAAGCACCAGGATCGCGCGGAGGCCCGCCGTCAGGCCCTCCAGCGCCGCGGAGGAAGGAATCCCCGAGGCCATGGCTGAACACGACGAGACGGGCGAAGGCAGCGGCATCACGGGCAATGACATCGCGATCATCGGCATGGCGGGGCGCTTTCCGGGCGCCTCGGACGTGCGCGCCTTCTGGCGCAACCTGCGCGAGGGCGTGGGCTCCATCTCCCGGCTGGCACCGGAAACGCTGGAGGCATCTCCGCTGACGCCGGAGTCGGTGAGGAAGCACCCGGACTTCGTTCCGGCGGCCGGCGTGCTCGAGGGCGGCGACACGTTCGACGCGGGCTTCTTCGACGTGGCCCCGCGCGAGGCGCGGTGGATGGACCCGCAGCAGCGCGTGTTCCTGGAGTGCGCGTGGTCGGCGCTGGAGGACGCCGGGTGCGACCCGGAGCGCTTCCCGGGGAAGATCTCCCTCTACGCGGGCGCGGGGGCGTCGCTGCACTCGGTGGGGCTGCTGGGGCAGGGGAACCTGGACCCCGCGTCGCTCTACGAGCTGCTGGGGACCACCGGGGAGAACCTGGCGACCAAGGCCTCCTTCAAGCTGGGCCTGCGCGGCGAGAGCCTGTCCGTGTACACGGCATGTTCCACGGGCCTCGTCGCCGTGCACATGGCCTGTCAGAGCCTCATCCTGCGCCAGTCGGACGTAGCGCTGGCGGGCGCGGTGCGGCTGTCGCTGCCGCAGCGCACGGGCTACCTCTTCCAGGACGGGATGATCCTCTCGCCGGACGGTCGCTGTCGGGCCTTCGACGCGAAGGCGGCGGGCACGGTGCCGGGCAACGGCGTGGCGGTGGTGGTGCTCAAGCCGCTGGAGGACGCGCTCCGGGACGGGGACCACGTCTACGCGGTCATCCGCGGCTCGGCCATCAACAACGATGGCCGGCTGAAGGTGGGCTACACGGCTCCCAGCGTGGAGGGACAGGCCAGCGTCATCGGCGAGGCGCTGGCGTACGCGGGGCTGGAGGCGGAGGACATCGGCTACGTGGAGGCGCACGGCACGGGCACCGCGCTGGGCGACCCCATCGAGGTGGCGGCGCTCACGCGCGCGTACCGGCAGCACTCGCAGCGCAAGGGCTGGTGCGGCCTGGGCTCGGTGAAGACGAACATCGGGCACCTGGACACCGCGGCGGGCGTCGCCGGCCTCATCAAGGCGGCGCTGGCGCTGCACCATGAAGAGCTGCCGCCCACCGTGGACTTCGAGCGGCCCAACCCGGCCATCGACTTCGCCAACAGCCCCTTCTACGTCGTCGGCCAGCGCACGCCCTGGAAGCGCGGGGACGTGCCCCGGCGCGCGGCGGTGAGCTCGTTCGGCATTGGCGGCACCAATGCGCACGCGGTGCTGGAGGAGGCCCCGCTGGCGCCGCCCTCCGCGCCGAGCGCCCGCCCCACGCAGCTCTTCACGCTGTCCGCGCGCACGGCGAAGTCGCTGGAGGCAACGGCCCGCGAGCTGGCGGACTGGCTGGAGTCCGCGCCGGAGACCGTGTCGCTGGCGGACGTGGCCTTCACGCGCAACGTGGGACGCCGGGCCTTCGAGCACCGGCGCACGGTGGTGGCGAAGGACCGGGCGGAGCTGCTGTCGCGGCTGCGCACGCCGGGGAAGTCGCACGTCGTGGAGGACCTGGAGGCGGCGCGCGAGCGGCGCGTGGCCTTCCTCCTGCCCGGACAGGGCGCGCAGTCCGTGGGGATGGGGCGCGAGCTGTACGGGGCGGAGCCCGTCTTCCGCGAGGCCGTGGACGCCTGCCTGGAAGGGCTGGGGACGGCGCTGGCGGCCTCGGTGCGAAGGCTGCTGCTGCCCGCGCCGGGCACGGAGGCGGAGGCGCGCGAGCTGCTGACGGACCCGCGCCACGCGCTGCCGGCCCTGTTCTGCGTGGAGTACGCGCTGGCGAAGCTGTGGGAGGCGTGGGGCGTGAAGCCGCACGCGCTGCTGGGTCACAGCTTCGGTGAGTACGTGGCCGCGTGCCTGGCGGGAGTGCTGCCGCTGGAGGACGCGCTGGTGCTGGTGGCGACGCGCGGCCGGCTGATGGCGCGCATGCCGCCCGGGAGCATGACGGCGGTGGGGTGCGCGGAGGAGGACGTGCGCCCGCTGCTGACGGGCGGCCTGTCGCTGGCGGCCGTGAATGGGCCGGAGCGCTGCGTGGTGTCCGGCCCCACGCCGGAGGTGGAGGCGCTGGAGCGCGAGCTGGCGTCGCGCGGCGTGGGCGTGCTGCGCCTGCCGGCGGGCCATGCCTTCCACTCCGCCGCCGTGGAGCCGCTGATGGACGAGCTGCGGCGCGTGGTGGCGGGGCTGCGCCTGTCCGCGCCCCAGGTGCCGTACGTGTCGAGCGTCACCGGCACGTGGATTCGCGCGGAGGAGGCGACGGACCCGGCGTACTGGGCGCGGCAGATGCGGGCGCCGGTGCGCTTCGGGGACGGGCTGGAGGCGCTGAAGGCGGAAGGCTGCACGGTGTTCCTGGAGGTGGGGCCGGACCAGAACCTCACGGCGCTGGCGCGGCTGGGGCTGAAGGGGCAGGGGGCCCGGGTGGTGGCGTCGTCGCCGCGCGCGGGCGCGAAGGCGGGCGAGCACGCGACGCTGATGGAGGCGCTGGGCGCGCTGTGGGAGCAGGGGCTGCGGCCGGACTGGAAGGGCGTCTACGCGCACGAGCGGCGCCGCAGGCTGCCGCTCCCCACGTACCCGTTCGAGCGTCAGACCTTCACGATGGACCTGCCCACGGTGGTGGCCTCCGCGCCAGCACCGTCCGTCACGGCGCCGCGCGAGGAGCCGCTGGAGGCGCTCGCCGCGGTGGAGCTGCCGGCGGACAAGGCCGGGCCGCGCACGGACGTGGAGCGCAAGGTGCTGGCCATCTGGCGCGAGCGGCTGGGCCGCGCGGACTTCGGCATCCACGACGACTTCCTGGAGCTGGGCGGCAACTCGCTGATGGCCGCGCAGATGCTGACGCGGCTGCGCGAGGCCTTCCCGGTCCAGCTTCCGCTGAGTGACTTGTTCGAGGCGCCGACGGTGGCCGGCGTGGCCTCGCGCATCCAGGCGCGGCTGGACGCGGCGGGCCCGGCCGGGACGGAGGCGGCAGTACCGGCGATGGTGCGCGTGCCCCGGGACGGCGTGCTGCCGATGTCGGTGGTGCAGGAGCGCGTCTGCCTGCTGGAGCGGGCGCTGCCAGGCAACCCGGCGCTGAACATGCCCATGGTGCTGCGGCTGGTTGGCGCGCTGGACCTGCCCGTGCTGGAGCGGAGCCTGGAGGCCGTGGTGCAGCGCCACGAGGCGCTGCGCACGTACTACCCCTGGGTGGACGGGCGGCCGGTGCTGCGCGTTGCGCCGACGCTGAAGCTGTCCCTGGCCGTGGAGCCGGTGGCGGGGGACACGCGCGAGGCGCGTGAGGCGGAGGCGCTGCGGCTGGCGCGCGAGGAGGCGGCGCGGCCCTTCGACCTGGAGCGCGGGCCGGTGATGCGTGCGCGGGTGCTGCGGCTGGAGCCGGACACGCACCTGCTGCTCGTCACCGTGCACCACGTGGTGTCCGACACGTGGTCGCTGGTGGTGCTCGGGCAGGAGCTGGGCACGAACTACGGCGCCTTCAAGCAGGGGCAGCCGTCGCCGCTGCCGGCGCTGCCGTTGCAGTACGTGGACTACGCGGCCTGGCAGCGCAAGGTGCTGGGGGCCGGCGTGTTCTCCGAGCAGACGGCCACCTGGCGCGAGCGGCTGGTGGGGCTGCCCGGCCCGCTGGACCTGCCGGTGGACCTGCCGCGCGGTGAGGGCCCCGCGCTCAGCTCGGTGCGGTGGCACGTCGAGTTCTCGCGCGAGCTGTCCGGCGCGGTGCACGCGCTCGCGCAGCGCGAGGGTGCCACGCCGTTCATGGTGCTGCTGGCTTCGTGGCAGGCGCTGCTCGGGCGCTGGGCGGGCCAGGACGACGTCGTGGTGGGGACGCCCATCGGCAACCGCAGCCGGCCGGAGCTGGAGCCGATGATTGGCTACGTGGCGCACGCGGTGCCGCTGCGCACGGACCTGTCCGGCGACCCGACCTTCCGCGAGCTGCTCGCGCGGGTGCGTGGTGTGACGCTGGAGGCGTACGCGAATCCGGACGTGCCCTACGAGCACCTGATTCGTGAAGTCGAGCCCGCGAAGGACCCGAGCCGGGAGCGCGTGTTCGACGCGCTCTTCATCCTGCACACGCCCTTCGCGGCGCACCTGGACCTGCCAGGGCTGCGCATGAGCCTGGTGGAGGTGAAGGACGGGCCGGCGCAGTTCGGCGCCGCGCTGTCGCCCCTGTCCATCTCCATGGGGGAGTCCGAGGGCGCCTTCTCCGGCTTCCTGGAGTACGCGGTGGAGCGCTTCGAGCGGTCGACCATCGCCCGGCTGGTGGAGCACTGGTCCGCGCTGCTGTCGGGCGCGCTGAGCGACCCGGACCAGCCCCTCTCCGCGCTGTCGCTGGAGCCCGCTGGGGCGGTGGCCCGGCCGCTGCCGGTGCGCTCCGACGAGCCGCACCCCGTGGCGGCGGCGTCGCTGCTGGAGGCCCGCGCGACCAAGGACGCGGGCGTCGTGGCACTCACCGACGGCGGAGGCAAGGACCTCACCTGGGGCGAGCTGCGCCAGAAGGCGAAGCGACTGGCGGCGGAGCTGGTGGCCCAGGGCGTGAGGCCCGAGGTGCTGGTGGCCGTGTGCCTGGAGCCGTCGGTGGAGCGCGTGGTGGCGCTCTGGGCGGTGCTGGAGGCGGGCGGCGCGTACGTGCTGCTGTCCGTGCCCCAGCTCCGGGAGCTGGCGGCGCTGGCGCCCGAGGGAGGACCGCCGCCGCTGCTGCTGACGCACCAGCGGGCGCGGACGAGCGTGAAGCTGGACTCCGCGCGCGTCCTGTACGTGGACGCCCTGCTCGCGGCGTGGAAGGGAATCGATGCTCCGGAGCGGTCCCTCCCCATGCTCGCCGTGGCGGAAGCGGTGGACCCCTCCGGGGCCGTTGGCGGAGCCCCGCCTGTCGGTGCCCTCGCCGAGGCGATGCGCCGCACGCCTTTCGCGGACGGCACCCTGGGAAGCCCGGCCGAGCGGAGCCGCCCGCTGAACGTGTCGTCGGAGACGATGGTGTGCCTGGAGCCCCTGGTGGGCCCCGGGGGAGACCGGCTCCGGGCCGTGCACACGCACCGGACGGTGGCGGAGCTGTTCCGCCGCCTGGATGCCGGCGGGGACGCGGCCGGCGGCGCGTGGCTGGCGGCGGAGGAGACGCACACGCCAGGCACGGGCCTGGAGCTGCTGTGGGCCCTGACGCGCGGCCTGCGCGTGGTGCTGCCGCCCGAGCGGGCCCGCTTCAACCTCTTCACCGCGGGCAGCGGGGCCTCGCGCCGCGGTCCCGACTTCAGCCTGTCCTTCTTCGCCAACGACGAGGACTCGCTGGGCGGGCGCAAGTACCGCCTGCTGCTGGAGGGCGCGAAGTTCGCTGACACGCACGGCTTCTCGGCGGTGTGGACGCCGGAGCGGCGCTTCCACTCCTTCGGCGGGCTGTACCCGAGACCGGCCGTGGTGGGCGCGGGCGTGGCCACGGTGACGGAGCGCCTGGGCATCCGCGCGGGCAGCGTGGTGCTGCCGCTGCATGACCCCATCCTCGTCGCCGAGGAGTGGGCGGTGCTGGACAACCTGTCCGACGGCCGCGTCGGCGTGTCGTTCGCCTCGGGCTGGAACGCGAACGACTTCGTCTTCGCGCCGGACCGGTACGCGCGCCGCAAGGAGGTCATGCTCCGCGGCGTCGAGGAGGTCCGGACGCTGTGGCGTGGCGGGAC is from Pyxidicoccus xibeiensis and encodes:
- a CDS encoding non-ribosomal peptide synthetase, coding for MHLPTRAEPASEFVCPEDSTFVDVCRARAAAQPGERVFTFLEDEGEHTLTYAQLDAGARAVAALLRRHLAPGERALLLYPPGRDYVLGFLGCLYAGVVAVPAYPPDPMRLGRTLPRLQALVADCGARVALTTTGIADLVEPLTEDAPDLRALRWLATDAVPAEEAEAWRAPELRGDAVAFLQYTSGSTGTPRGVVLKHRHLLHNSGLIARGFDARPGGVGIIWLPPYHDMGLIGGILQPLFRDIPTVLLPPLSFLQRPMRWLEAVSRHGGTVSGGPNFAFDLCVRKSTPEERASLDLSRWEVAFCGAEPVRTETLERFADAFAPAGFRREAFYPCYGLAEGTLIVTGGARTAAPVVKRLSREALRHGEARAPGDGEVEAVLVGCGTALGGQELRVVDPETCRPSAPGRVGELWVRGPSVADGYWQRPEETERTFHGRLAGAAPEEAPYLRTGDLGVVDGGELFVTGRLKDVLVLRGRNHYPQDLELSVERCHPGLRPGCGAAFAVEVDGEERLALVQEVSAKVAGEVEAVLARVRAVLAEEHGVAAHSVVFITAGSLPKTSSGKVQRRATREAFLAGALDVVREWREGASLAQGTGGAEEDRQGAMAGAGAPGAGREGREGLSAAAVAAAPEQGRVGASAAHLPGGSAAARLDDASEDRASDGGGTASARRMKAPPEQGAEAGGVTPGAPGADGAAQGEVLPWLVSRVSRLLRVSAQELDVNAPLTHYGLDSLRALEVLHAVEEGWRVSLPPALLLQGPSLREVAEWVERKRRDAAVTSEPRVEGGLSADAATFVSDGQRALWFLQRMAPGSTAYHVARAVRFTAPVDAGVLGRAISTLVARHPALSSAFPEEQGAPALRTAASAPALEVEEASALTAEALRERLDAEAHRPFDLERGPLVRVRLFTGAPGGAVMLMVLHHLVTDFWSLEVLAEELGALYSAESRGLPAALLPPPPPAPPILQAQQSRYTGARGEALHAWWRERLGGELPVLELPTSRPRPRLQSFRGASSSFRVEPETAARLKALANAQGATPFMVLLAGYLAFLRRYSGQEDVVVGIPTAGRTRADLSRQAGYFVNPVPLRVQLPRALTFTGLLAQVRGTVLEALEHQELPFARLVEWLQPRRDPSRAPVFQTMFALQTGRPGREPLGAFALGEQGARVSLGALELESVPLGSRSAAFDLSLMMAEVDGGFAASLEYCADLFDADAIARMTRHLRALLEAAAAAPELPLVELPVLDAEERRALLELGRGAASVAAVPEEGGLLHHFDAWVARTPDAVALVAGPRRWTYAELSAWVDRLAARLARQGVGPELRVAVLLERGGPEAAVAFLAVLRAGGVVVPFEPASPAERLEWMLGDCGARVLLAQGRLAQRLSLPAGVELLRWEEHGAPEVLAGAPAETLPSVTPSLDRAAYVIYTSGSTGRPKGVVVPTRGLEHLARSTSPLRLGPGSRVLQFSSPAFDMSVWEYVMALTSGAALHVAPAGQVLAGEVLHRLLREERITCTLLPPSVITLLPEAPLPDLAVLITGGDVCPRELVTRFGTGRTFINGYGPTEVTVCATWEFNPPDEPGLPAIGRSMAHLQSYVLDASLNPVPVGVTGELYVGGPSLARGYLGQPALTAERFVPDPYGGEPGARLYRTGDVVRWRPDGRLDFVGRADAQVKLRGFRIEPGEVEVALRELAGMLQAHVSVWKPPADGEARLVAYVVPGPGEPLPPGEVRARLRARLPEHMVPVDIVSLEALPMTVGGKVDRRALPAPTRTVAADGAPRTPLEETIAKSWTEALGLAVVDVHAHFFDDLGGSSLGAVKACSRLREALGRDVPITHFFEHPTVHALARRLSSDARPEGEADVKHQDRAEARRQALQRRGGRNPRGHG